One window of Prochlorococcus marinus XMU1408 genomic DNA carries:
- a CDS encoding photosystem I reaction center subunit VIII → MTSELASSLLPSILIPLVGIMGPAVFIVLIGRYITATE, encoded by the coding sequence ATGACTAGTGAACTAGCTTCAAGTTTGCTTCCCTCTATTCTAATTCCATTAGTTGGAATAATGGGTCCAGCGGTTTTCATTGTTTTAATTGGTAGGTACATAACAGCTACTGAGTAA
- a CDS encoding glycosyltransferase family 2 protein: MKSNVSLSIVVPIYNEEESLPFLVNQLLKVLQSMDETFELVLVNDGSTDKSADVIRKLSFDIPEIVGVLLRKNYGQTAAMAAGFDISSGEIVVTLDGDLQNDPADIPLLVNKIGDGFDLVSGWRYRRQDATISRKLPSKLANRLIGKVTGVRLNDYGCSLKAYRKEVLTDMRLYGELHRFLPVLANIEGARITEIKVNHRARQFGSSKYGIDRTFRVLMDLLTVWFMNRFLTRPMYVFGFGGILAIIGSFIISFYLLIIKLLGEDIGNRPLLIFALLLAVTGVQLFGFGLLGELQIRTYHESQNRPIYRIRDTFRGGRDD, encoded by the coding sequence ATGAAATCTAATGTCTCACTATCAATTGTTGTTCCTATCTATAACGAAGAAGAAAGTCTTCCATTTTTGGTTAATCAGTTATTAAAAGTTCTGCAGTCTATGGATGAAACTTTCGAACTAGTTTTAGTTAATGATGGTTCAACTGATAAAAGTGCTGATGTAATTAGAAAATTAAGCTTTGATATACCTGAAATAGTAGGAGTTCTTCTACGTAAAAACTATGGACAGACTGCCGCAATGGCAGCAGGATTTGATATCTCTTCTGGTGAGATAGTGGTCACACTTGATGGAGATTTGCAAAATGATCCTGCAGATATTCCTTTATTAGTTAATAAGATTGGGGATGGTTTTGATCTTGTAAGTGGGTGGAGATATCGAAGACAAGATGCAACTATCAGTAGAAAACTTCCATCTAAATTAGCTAATCGATTGATTGGAAAAGTTACGGGAGTTAGACTGAATGATTATGGATGCTCTTTAAAGGCTTATAGGAAGGAAGTATTGACCGATATGAGATTGTATGGCGAGTTACATAGATTTTTACCTGTTTTAGCAAATATTGAAGGAGCGAGAATCACGGAGATAAAAGTAAATCATAGGGCTCGCCAATTTGGGTCTAGTAAGTATGGAATTGATCGCACTTTTAGAGTCTTAATGGATTTATTAACTGTATGGTTTATGAATAGATTTTTAACAAGACCTATGTATGTCTTTGGTTTTGGTGGAATTCTTGCAATTATTGGGAGTTTCATAATAAGTTTTTACTTATTAATTATTAAACTATTAGGAGAAGATATAGGTAATAGACCATTACTAATTTTTGCTTTACTTCTTGCAGTGACTGGGGTTCAACTTTTTGGCTTTGGATTGCTTGGAGAGCTTCAGATCCGCACTTATCATGAAAGTCAAAATAGACCAATTTATCGCATCAGAGATACATTTCGAGGAGGACGAGATGATTGA
- a CDS encoding HEAT repeat domain-containing protein — protein sequence MNQVFAGGLALIIAVILWSSKKQSKSSVFSQSQKDSFSDSTRISSLVQKKKLINYKKPESLKKLQSKPISNQASLNSIEIKKKITKLISSNPNDRLLAIELASQWKNKKAIPFLRRGLKDSDSRVVIASAFAISSYKGKTIDLEKKSQSSRPPRNVSLMR from the coding sequence ATGAATCAAGTTTTTGCCGGTGGTTTAGCTCTAATTATTGCTGTAATCCTTTGGAGTTCAAAAAAACAATCAAAATCATCAGTTTTTTCTCAATCCCAAAAGGATTCATTTTCAGATAGCACTCGTATTTCCTCTTTAGTCCAAAAGAAGAAATTAATTAATTACAAAAAACCTGAGAGCTTAAAAAAATTACAATCAAAGCCTATTTCAAACCAAGCTTCCCTTAATTCAATAGAAATAAAGAAAAAAATAACTAAATTAATTTCTAGTAATCCCAATGATCGTCTTTTAGCTATTGAACTTGCAAGTCAATGGAAAAACAAAAAAGCTATCCCCTTTTTAAGGAGAGGATTAAAGGATTCTGACAGCAGAGTTGTTATTGCATCAGCTTTTGCTATTTCATCTTATAAAGGAAAGACTATTGATTTAGAAAAGAAATCTCAATCATCTCGTCCTCCTCGAAATGTATCTCTGATGCGATAA
- a CDS encoding C40 family peptidase has translation MTLEVLLSKASFVLGSLWKLRVNIDGFKSENSDELVTQASIGRSFQLLDSLKIDFNNKLIIDRVQVRLLEDDYICWFKFSELTHNASKIDSWKSEFLTEEKIFTRIPKILAWAKAAKKTSNEYLWGGTTGPNFDCSGFVQSAFASSGIWIPRDAYQQEKFCKNVSLNIESLSEKLIPGDLIFFGSSEKCTHVGLHIENGFYIHSSGVSNGHNGIEIDGLFHPNLGKIASFYRSQFRSAGRVISCYQSGKL, from the coding sequence ATGACATTAGAGGTTTTGCTAAGTAAAGCTTCATTTGTTTTGGGAAGTTTGTGGAAACTTAGAGTAAATATAGATGGATTTAAAAGTGAAAACAGTGATGAATTAGTCACGCAAGCAAGTATTGGTAGAAGTTTTCAATTACTAGATAGTTTGAAAATTGATTTTAATAATAAGCTTATTATCGATAGAGTTCAAGTCCGACTTTTGGAAGATGATTATATTTGTTGGTTTAAATTTTCTGAATTAACTCATAATGCTTCAAAAATAGATTCTTGGAAATCTGAATTTTTAACTGAAGAAAAAATTTTTACTAGGATTCCTAAAATATTGGCTTGGGCTAAGGCTGCGAAAAAAACCAGTAATGAATATTTGTGGGGTGGAACTACAGGTCCGAATTTTGATTGCTCTGGCTTCGTTCAATCTGCTTTTGCAAGTTCAGGGATTTGGATACCAAGAGATGCTTATCAACAGGAAAAATTCTGCAAAAATGTTTCATTAAATATTGAATCTTTAAGTGAAAAATTAATACCTGGCGATTTAATTTTTTTTGGATCATCTGAGAAATGTACTCATGTTGGCTTGCATATTGAGAATGGTTTTTATATTCATAGTTCTGGGGTAAGTAATGGGCATAATGGAATAGAGATTGACGGTTTATTTCACCCGAATCTTGGAAAAATTGCTTCTTTTTACAGATCTCAATTTAGATCTGCTGGAAGAGTGATCTCTTGCTATCAGAGTGGAAAACTCTAA